DNA from Hwangdonia lutea:
TTAGAGCAACTTGAATTATGCGACGAAATGGGCTTTCTGTTTTTAGCTGAAAGTTTCGATGAATGGGCAAAACCAAAAGTAGAAAACGGCTACCACCGCTTTTTTGAAACCGATGCGGAAAAAGACATTGTAAATTTAGTGCACGCCACACGAAACCACCCAAGTATCGTCATGTGGAGCTCGGGTAACGAAGTCCCCGACCAATGGGGCAGCCAAGGCGCTAAACGTGCTAAATGGCTGCAGGATATTTTTCATCGTGAAGACCCGACCCGACCAGTTACCGTGGGCATGGATCAAGTAAAAGCAACCATGGCATCTGGCTTTGGTGCGGTGCTTGACATTCCAGGGTTAAACTATCGAACGCATTTATATGAGGAAGCTTATGAAGCTTTTCCGCAAGGATTGATTTTAGGCTCCGAAACAGCTTCAACTGTTAGCTCGCGAGGGATTTATAAATTTCCTGTTGAAGCATTTAAAATGAAGCAATACGACGATTTTCAGTCATCATCTTACGACTTGGAAGCCTGTAGTTGGTCTAATATCCCAGATGAAGATTTTGTGCTTCAAGATGATAATCCATGGGTAATCGGCGAATTTGTGTGGACCGGTTTTGATTATTTGGGAGAACCCACGCCGTATGATACCAAATGGCCATCACGCAGTTCGTATTTTGGTATTAACGATTTGGCGGGTTTGCCAAAAGACCGCTATTATTTATACCGAAGCCGATGGAACACTGAAGACGAAACCCTGCACATTTTACCTCATTGGAATTGGGAAGGACGAGAAGGAGAAACCACGCCCGTATTTGTTTACACCAGTTACAACAGCGCTGAATTGTTTATAAACGGGAAAAGCATGGGCATTAAAAAAAAGAACAACAGTACACCAAAACACCGGTACCGCTTAATGTGGATGGATGTAAAATACCAACCCGGTACCATAAAAGTGGTAGCTTTTGATGATGACGGAAACCCTGCTGCAGAAAAAGAAATACACACGGCAGGAAAACCTTATAAATTAGTTTTAGAATCAGATAGAAAAACAATAAAAGCTGATGGCAAGGATTTGGCTTTTGTAACCGTTTCGGTGGTCGATAAAAACGGCATACCTTGTCCAACTGCCACCAATCAATTAAAATTTAAAATAAAAGGCGACGGTATTTTTAAAGCGGCCTGTAATGGCGATGCCACCTCACTAGAACCTTTTCACTTGCCAACCATGAAATTATTTAGTGGTAAATTGGTAGTTTTGGTACAATCTAATTCTAATGCAGGAAAAATAAATTTAACAGTTTCCGGTAACGGTTTAAAAACAGAAAAAATAATCATTCAAACAAAAATTTAAAAGATGAAATTATTTCGCATTCTTATTGCTTTCATTTGTGTAACTGCCATTTTTGGATGTCAAAATAAATCCAATTCAAAACAAACGGAAACACAAATCAATACAAAACCAAATATCATTTACATACTGGCAGACGATTTGGGTTATGGCGATTTAGGTGTTTACGGACAAACAAAAATTGAAACCCCAAATATTGATGCCTTGGCAAAAGAAGGCATGTTATTTACTCAGCATTACACAGCTGCTCCTGTGTGCGCGCCAGCACGAGCATCCTTATTGACAGGAAAACATGGCGGGCAAGCAAGTATAAGAGGAAACGATGAGTGGGCAGCACGCGGAAAAGTCTGGGATTATTTTGAAATGTTAAAAGATTCTACCCTGGAAGGGCAACGTCCCATGCCCAAAAACACCACAACTATCGCCCAATTGTTAAAAACAGCCAATTATAAAACGGGCATCGTTGGAAAATGGGGCTTGGGTGCACCGCATACCGAGTCTATACCAACCAAAATGGGCTTCGATTACTTTTTTGGGTACAATTGCCAGCGAATTGCACATACGTACACGCCAACACATCTTTATGAAAACGAAAAGCGGTTTCACTTAAAAAACGATACTATAGCGCCACATTCAGGAACAGGAAATGATGGTGACCCATTAGCAGAATCAACCTATGAGAAATTTTATCAACCCGATTATAGCCCGACTTTAATTTTCGATAAAATGATGGGTTTCATCGAAACAAATAAAAAAGAGCCTTTCTTTATGTATTGGGCGAGTCCTATTCCTCACGTGCCGTTACAGGCTCCAAAAAAATGGGTAGATTATTATGTGAAAAAATTTGGAGATGAAAAACCATATTACCACAAAGAAAAAGGTAACTATTTTCCAACCCGATATCCGCATGCTACTTATGCGGCAATGATATCTTATTTGGATGAAAACGTGGGGAAGCTGGTATCCTATTTAAAAAATGAAGGTTTATATGATAACACTTTAATTATTTTTACATCAGATAATGGACCATCCAATCATGGCGGAGGAGATTCACAGTGGTTCAATAGTTCAGGATTATTTAAAAATAAAGCTGGAAGAGTTAAAGGCTTTACTTACGAAGGTGGTATTCGTGTGCCCATGATTGCTACTTGGCCTGCTAAAATTAAAGCCGGAACTAGCAGTAATCATATTTCAGCATTTTATGATGTGTTGCCAACATTTAACGAGATAGCAAATGTAAAAACGGATTATAAAAGTAACGGAATTAGCTTTTATAATGCACTTACAAATCCACAAAACCAAAAAGAACATGATTATTTATACTGGGAATTTGCAGGATATAATGGACAAGTTGCCGTAAGAATGGGCAAATGGAAAATGATTTGGAAAAACATTAAAAAAGGAAATAAAGAAGTTGAGTTGTATGATTTGGATGCGGATATAAAAGAGGAAAACAATATTATGGCCCAACATCCAGAAATGCTTGAAAAATTCTTTGAAATTATTAAAAAAGAACATCAAACACCTGAAAATAAATCCTTTGTAATTGAAGGCGTAGAGAACCTTGTTAATCAAAAATAAATACTAATCACATTATGAAATTAATAAACCATTTGGCTGTAATTGGCAGCATCTTTTTGTTTGTTGGATGTAAAGATAAAACGGCTACAAACGAAACTGATAAAAAACCCAACATCGTTTTTATCATGTCTGATGACCATGCCTATCAAGCCATTAGCGCCTATGATGATAAATTGATACAAACCCCAAACATCGATCGTATTGCCAACGAGGGTATGTTATTTACCAATGCCACGGTTACCAACTCCATTTGCGCACCATCGCGAGCTGTTATTTTAACAGGTAAACACAGTCATATAAATGGTAAAATTGACAACTTAAGTAAGTTTGATACGACTAATGTTACCTTTCCGCAAATCCTCCAAAAAGCAGGCTATCAAACAGCTATGTTTGGTAAACTTCATTTTGGAAATAACCCAAAAGGCTTTGATGAATTTAAAATTTTACCCGGACAAGGGAGTTATTACAATCCGAGGTTTATCACCCAAAAAGGCGACACGATAATCAAGGGTTATGTAACCGATATTACAACGGATTTGACTTTAGATTGGATGAAAAACCGCAGAGACCCCAACAAGCCTTTTATGCTTATGTACCTGCACAAAGCACCACACCGCGCTTGGTTGCCTAACAAAAAGCATTATACCGAGTTCACCAAAAAAACATTCCCCTTACCGGAAACCTTGTTTGATGATTACAATACACGAAGTACAGCTGCAAAAACTGCCGAAATGGGCATTTTTAAACACATGTCCTTAATTAACGATGTAAAGCTCAGGCCAGAAACCGTAAAGGAACTCGGTATAAAACAATGGAGCAGATTGGGGCAAAGTATTGGTAGATTAGATTCGGTGCAACGTGCCGATTGGGATGCCGTGTACAATCCCATTGATGAAGATTTTAAAAAACGCTACCCAACCATGAACGATTCAACCTTTACCGTTTGGAAATACCAACGCTATATGCAGGATTATTTAGGAACCATTGCATCGGTTGATGAAAATGTTGGTCGAGTATTGGATTATTTGGATGAAGAAAAACTAGCCGATAATACCATTGTGGTTTACACTTCCGACCAAGGATTTTACCTAGGAGAACACGGTTGGTTTGATAAGCGTTTTATGTACAACGAATCTTTTAAAACACCACTTTTAATTAAATGGCCAAATAAAATAACCGCAGGTATTACCGAAGATGAAATGGTGCAGAACCTGGATTTCGCACAAACCTTCCTTGAGGTTGCTGGTGTTAAAGCACCAAAAGAAATGCAAGGTGAAAGCTTAGTGCCTTTATTAACAGGAAAAAAAGAGGCTTGGGATAGAGAGGCTGTATATTATCATTATTACGAATATCCTGCAGAACACGCCGTAAAAAGACATTATGGCATTGCTACGAAAGAGTATAAGTTAATCCATTTTTACCACGATGTAAACGAATGGGAACTTTACGATAGTAAAAAGGACCCTAATGAGGTTAACAATGTTTATAACGACCCTGAATATGCCGATGTTGTAAAAGAAATGACTCAAAAATTAAAAGAAGTTAGAAAAAAATATAAAGACTCTGAAACTTTAGACAATTATTATATTGAGCTTTACAATAAGAAAAAGTAGTTGTTTTATTTAGTCTATTGTGTTGATAATTTTTTAAAGTTTTCAAAATATATTAAATAAAGAAATCCCGTTCGGTAAATTTTCTACCAAACGGGATTTTTTTTTATCACTAGCTTTTTTTAAAAAACTAGTGGGGTTAGGTTTTTAAATCATTATCCTGCTTTAAAACAAAGTATTTCTACTTGATTTTAACCGTAAATTTTTTAATTTTTCCGTTTAAAGTTTCGTTTGATGCATTTTTCATTCGAACAAATTTCACTTTAGCATTAATAGATGCTTGTAGCGATGCGTCTTTTTGTTCTGTTTTTATTTCAGACCATTCTTTACCATTAGTTGAAATTTCTAGGTTTAAGTTATTGTAAATCAACGATTTTTCTAATTGTAAAACCAATTTATTCACGCGAATTTCTTTCTGCAATTCAAATCCAAAATAGGCCTGAGGCGATAAGCGGATAATTTCCAATGGCGGATTTAGTGCCAGTGTTCTATCTCTTAAAGTAACTTGTTGATTTTTTAACTGCTCAATATTTGTAAATAGTTTATGAGGATTGTAATTGGCATCTACTTCTAAGTTTTTACCAAACGCTTTATTATAGGTTTTTGTAAGGTGTACAAAACTTTTATCGATTAAAGGCGCGATAACCAAAGTAGCTGTTTTAATTCCCGGTTGATATGGATTTTGATTTTCTTCGCGATCAATCTTATACATTTCTGCTTTAATGGCTTTTACGGCTTGGTAACTTCTTTCAAAAGCATCGCTATTTTTTGCTTGCAGTGCTGTATGCATATGTAACATGGCTAATCCCGATTGACCCAATAATTTAAACTGTTGAACCCAATGGCGTATTTCATCTAAAAGTATTGGATTGTCTTTGCTGTTTAACAAAATATACGAGGCCTCGACCATGGTTTGGAATTCGTTTCGAACCGTCTCAAAGTTTTCAATCGTGTTGTCTGCTTCAAGATCGTTTAAAAATGCTTTGGCTATGGGTGAAAAACTAACCGATTCTTCACGGCGGTAACGGTGACCGTTTGGACCTAAATCACTATTATGTGTCGCGAAAATTTCCAAGGCCTTATAACTTTTGGGCATTACAACTTTTAAAGCCTGTAGCCAATTTTTTTCAGGCTGATATTCAGACATATTCCAAGTATAATCGGCAACGCCATAAATAGCAATTTTAGAGGCTTCGGCATGCTCCATTGGGTTGGATACAAATCCAGATACATCTTGGGCAATATCTTTTCCGTTGCCATAAGCTGGCCCCAAAAGCATGTGGTTTCTAACATAATCTGAAACGGGAAAATTCCACCAAATAAAGGCATTACGATTTATTTTCGTGTTAATCCAATTCATGGTTTCCGTATCGATATCGGCCACTACGGTGTTGCCGGTCCACATAATTCTTATGGAAGGGTGCAGTTCTTTACCTAAAGTTTCCAAATAGCCACCTTCGGGTTTAGACCAACCTTTGTTATATTCCGTAGGGCACATAATTAAAGGTTTAACATCTGTTTTCTTTTTGATAAATTCAGCATGTAAAAAATTCAATAATTCGGCTTGTTGCTTGGGATTGGTGCCTTCACCGGAAATATCATCAAAAAATACGGCATAAGCGCGTACGCCTAAATCGTACATCAATTCAAATTTATGGAGTAGGGCTTTTCGGTCTTCATTGTGCCATTTAATATCTTTTCCTGGATGAATGGCCCAAACAAAATCTACGTGGTTTAATGCTGCTCTATCAATCAGTTTTTTTAATTGAATTGCTTCCTTTTCGGGATATGGTTTTCTCCAATTAGGCGAGCTGTGGTACGGGTCGTCTTTAGGACCGTAAATGTAGGTATTCAGTTTGTTTTCGCCGTAAAAATCTATTTGCCGCATGCGATGCTTAAAACTCCATGGGGTGCCATAAAATCCTTCAACGGTGCCGCGAGCAGCTACATCTGGGTAGTCTAGAATGTCTCCTAAAGGAATTGTCTTATTTTTTAGTAGCGCCATCAAGGTTCTAACGCCATAATAAGTACCTCTGGCATCTCGACCAATAACGGAAATCTGTTTTTTGGATATATTAATATGATAGCTTTCAGCCTTTTTTGGCACCTTGTTTTTTAGTTTTTTGGGAAATCTATCATTGACACCGCCTATTTGAATTGAAAAGCCTTTGTTTGAGATGTTATCATTTGTAAAATAGGTAGATAACAAATTTTGTATGGCTTTATCCGTGCTTTTTTGCTGAATATGAAATAGGGCAGGCGTATCAAAATAGTCGCCAATAACCACATGCTGAGGTTTGGGATTAATGTTTAAATTTTGTGCAAAACCAAATCCAACGGTTAAAATTAGAAGTGTAAAAAATGAATGACGCATGGTTTTAAGCCTTTGTTTATATGATTATATTAGGGTTTATAATAGTCGAATTTTGTTTTATTTATAATCCTTGTAATAGTTAATGCCCAAAGCGTCCCAATGGGTTTGTATTTTCTTAAGGGCTACTTTAAAACTGTTGTAATCTTTCTTTTCAAGCGGTGTCCAACCTACTTCGGCGTATGCCGCAATTCTTGGGAAACTTTGTCGTTCAACATCTGCATTTGTTGGTGTCCATTCGCTCCACATTTGGCAACCAAGGCCGTATATATTATCGTGGTATTGCGCATCTAAACCATCGGGAATTGGGTTAAATTCATAAGCCTTTTCTAGCGGGATACTTTTGTAGCTGTAGTCAAGATAAGTACTGCTATGTAACGAGTTAACGATACTATAGCCTTTTTTTGCGGCATCCGTCAATAATTCTAAATCGCCTTTCCAGAAATGCACAATCACGTTTTTAGCGAGTTCGGTTTCGGCTTCTTTGTCGTCTTTCTTTTCAGCAAATCCTTTGTGGATATTTTTGCCCATAATTTCATTCCAACCCATCATGCGACGCCCCTTAGATTCAATAAACTTTGATATTTTATTGGTAAAATCAACTTGTAAATCGGCTGGTGTTTTAATGTTATTTTCTTTCATGTATTTTTGCACCGACTTCGATTCTTCCCAAACCTTGTAGCCCACTTCATCACCACCAATATGAATTACTTCCGATGGGAACAACTCAAACAATTCCATTAAAACTTCTTTTATAAAAGTGATGACTTCGGGTTTTGTGACATCGTAATTATCATACAAACGTCCAAATTTAACAGGCACATCAATATCAACCCCTGCAGTCCCCAACCATGTGTAGGCGGCAATGGCGGCGCTGGAGTGCCCGGGCATTTCAAATTCCGGAACGATGTTAATATGCCTTTCGGCGGCATACGCCACAATGTCTTTTACTTGTTTTTGGGTATAGAATCCGCCATGGGGTTCGCCCGAAGTTTTTCCGCTTTTCCAAGTGCCTATTTCGCTGTCTTTTCTAAAGGCGCCAACTTCGGTCAATAACGGATATTTTTTTATTTCAACACGCCAACCGGCATCGTCAATTAAGTGCCAATGGAAGGTGTTCATTTTCATCAAAGCCATTTGATCGAGCATTTGCTTAACGAATTCCTCGCCATGAAAATAGCGCGATTCGTCCAACATATAAGCACGCCACTTAAAACGCGGATTGTCTTTTATGGTTACCGAGGGTACCAAGAATTTTGTGGTGTTTGTGGTTTCGGAAGTTTCGTTGGAAATTAACTGTTTTATGGTTTGTACGGCGTAAAAATATCCAGCATCATGATTGGCGAACACCGTTATGTTTTTTGGGGTTACCACCAATTCGTAGGCTTCTTTATCCAACCCTTTTTTTTCTTGAAAGATGATTGATGCATTTTTATCGCTGTTTGTGTTTAGCTTAAAACCCGTCGTTTCATTAATATAATCTCGAAGGTTTTTTGCGGCGGCCTGTTGCGCCTTGGTTTCTGCAAAAATCTGTTGTCCGTCTTTAAGAGCAAAAGAAGCCTCGGACAAAACCATGGACGCTGGTTTTGGCAGTAACGATATTTCGGAGTCCGTAAAGGTTTTGTGCTTTTCTGCACAATTGGTTAATGAAATGAGTCCAATTAAAGTATAGATAATGAATTTCATTTAAAATGATTTAAGAGTTTTGTGATTGATAAAAATAGTTAAATAAAGCGGCTTAAATAATGAAGTTTTAACCAAATTTAATAATTGGATAAAATTTTAAGGTATCATTAATAAATCAAGATTTAAAGATGAATTTTAGAACAAATAACCAGTATATTTAGAATTTTAATAGTTTTTAGTTTCTGTATCTGGACAAATATAGTTAATAATTATTATGTCATACATAATACATGTAACTTATTTTTACTAACTTAGTCGCAAAATTTTATTTTAAGAAATTTATTTGATTGATTTTTAAAGTCATAAATTTTCGAAAAATAAAGCGCGATGAAATTTTAATTTGGAATAAAAAAGTCTCTTATTTAAACGTATTTTAAAATGAAGAACATTCAGAATGCACTAGCTTTAATACTTATAATTTTAACGTTTATTCCGTCTTTTGGTCAAGAAATTTCCAAATTAAGTACGTCGGACTTACCTAGTTTACCAGCTCAGAAATCAGATGTTGAGTCGCTTGGTTTTGCGGGCATGTTGGGAGGCGCTCATAACGGTGTTTTCATTGCTGCAGGTGGTGCAAATTTCCCCAACGGATTGCCTTGGGAAGGAGGCGCAAAAGTATGGAGCAAAGACATCTATGTATTTGAAAACGACCAATGGCAATTATCAGAAACACAATTGCCAATACCACTGGGTTATTCGGCCTCAGTATCTACGGATAAAGGAGTTTTAAGCATTGGCGGTAATAATGAAAGTTTGGTAAGCGATAGGGTTTTGCTTTTGGCTTATGATGCATCTTCCAAAGAAATAAATATCACAGAATATCCTAAACTGCCAGAACCATTGGCATTTTCTTCGGCTGTTGTAAACGATGATTTTGTTTATGTTGTGGGCGGAAAAAATGCGACGCAGAGTACCAATTCATTTTTCAGATTAAATTTAAAAGACCCTAAAAGTTGGGAGAAATTAACCGATTTTCCTGGACCTCCCAGGGCGCTCCATTGTACAGCAACCCAAGAAACGCAAACCAATAGAAAGTTGTTTGTAATTGGTGGAAGGAATGAAGAGTCTGGGCAAAAATCTGAAACGCTTACCACGTATTTGTCTTACGATTTTAAAAATAAAACTTGGCAGGATGAAGGGGTTTTGGAAATAGACGGAAAACCTAGGGTTTTAATGGGAGCTATGGCAGAAACTATGGGCTCTATGCACATTATGGTTTACGGCGGAAGCGATGAAGTGCTTTTTGATGCGTTGGAGCATATTGGCTTGCAAATGCGCACGGTTCAAAATGATTCTATCAAGTCTTTATTGGTTGAACGAAGGGACGAGATTTTAAATAACCACCCAGGGTTTTCAAAAGATATTTTAGCTTATAATTCAATAACAAAGCAATGGTTTGTTTACGATACCTTACCCACTAAACTTCCTGTAACAGCATTATCATTTAAAAATAAAGATGATTTTTACATCGTTTCGGGCGAGGTTTCACCTGGTATTCGCACACCCAAAGTTCAAAGCTTTAAAATTGCGGATGCTGCACATCCTTTTGGCGTTATAAATTATAGTGTGCTTGCTTTATACCTTTTGGTATCCGTTTTAATCGGAATTTATTTTGCCCGTAAACAGAAATCTACAGCAGATTATTTTACTGGAGGAGGAAGAATACCATGGTGGGCTTCTGGCTTAAGTGTTTTTGGTACGCTGTTAAGTGCCATTACGTTTATGGCAATTCCAGCCAAGGCTTTTATAACCGATTGGTCTTTCTTCTTTCTTAATATTACAGCCATTTTAATAACTCCGGTTATTGCATTTATTTTTATTC
Protein-coding regions in this window:
- a CDS encoding sulfatase family protein, which gives rise to MKLINHLAVIGSIFLFVGCKDKTATNETDKKPNIVFIMSDDHAYQAISAYDDKLIQTPNIDRIANEGMLFTNATVTNSICAPSRAVILTGKHSHINGKIDNLSKFDTTNVTFPQILQKAGYQTAMFGKLHFGNNPKGFDEFKILPGQGSYYNPRFITQKGDTIIKGYVTDITTDLTLDWMKNRRDPNKPFMLMYLHKAPHRAWLPNKKHYTEFTKKTFPLPETLFDDYNTRSTAAKTAEMGIFKHMSLINDVKLRPETVKELGIKQWSRLGQSIGRLDSVQRADWDAVYNPIDEDFKKRYPTMNDSTFTVWKYQRYMQDYLGTIASVDENVGRVLDYLDEEKLADNTIVVYTSDQGFYLGEHGWFDKRFMYNESFKTPLLIKWPNKITAGITEDEMVQNLDFAQTFLEVAGVKAPKEMQGESLVPLLTGKKEAWDREAVYYHYYEYPAEHAVKRHYGIATKEYKLIHFYHDVNEWELYDSKKDPNEVNNVYNDPEYADVVKEMTQKLKEVRKKYKDSETLDNYYIELYNKKK
- a CDS encoding arylsulfatase, translating into MKLFRILIAFICVTAIFGCQNKSNSKQTETQINTKPNIIYILADDLGYGDLGVYGQTKIETPNIDALAKEGMLFTQHYTAAPVCAPARASLLTGKHGGQASIRGNDEWAARGKVWDYFEMLKDSTLEGQRPMPKNTTTIAQLLKTANYKTGIVGKWGLGAPHTESIPTKMGFDYFFGYNCQRIAHTYTPTHLYENEKRFHLKNDTIAPHSGTGNDGDPLAESTYEKFYQPDYSPTLIFDKMMGFIETNKKEPFFMYWASPIPHVPLQAPKKWVDYYVKKFGDEKPYYHKEKGNYFPTRYPHATYAAMISYLDENVGKLVSYLKNEGLYDNTLIIFTSDNGPSNHGGGDSQWFNSSGLFKNKAGRVKGFTYEGGIRVPMIATWPAKIKAGTSSNHISAFYDVLPTFNEIANVKTDYKSNGISFYNALTNPQNQKEHDYLYWEFAGYNGQVAVRMGKWKMIWKNIKKGNKEVELYDLDADIKEENNIMAQHPEMLEKFFEIIKKEHQTPENKSFVIEGVENLVNQK
- a CDS encoding beta-N-acetylhexosaminidase produces the protein MKFIIYTLIGLISLTNCAEKHKTFTDSEISLLPKPASMVLSEASFALKDGQQIFAETKAQQAAAKNLRDYINETTGFKLNTNSDKNASIIFQEKKGLDKEAYELVVTPKNITVFANHDAGYFYAVQTIKQLISNETSETTNTTKFLVPSVTIKDNPRFKWRAYMLDESRYFHGEEFVKQMLDQMALMKMNTFHWHLIDDAGWRVEIKKYPLLTEVGAFRKDSEIGTWKSGKTSGEPHGGFYTQKQVKDIVAYAAERHINIVPEFEMPGHSSAAIAAYTWLGTAGVDIDVPVKFGRLYDNYDVTKPEVITFIKEVLMELFELFPSEVIHIGGDEVGYKVWEESKSVQKYMKENNIKTPADLQVDFTNKISKFIESKGRRMMGWNEIMGKNIHKGFAEKKDDKEAETELAKNVIVHFWKGDLELLTDAAKKGYSIVNSLHSSTYLDYSYKSIPLEKAYEFNPIPDGLDAQYHDNIYGLGCQMWSEWTPTNADVERQSFPRIAAYAEVGWTPLEKKDYNSFKVALKKIQTHWDALGINYYKDYK
- a CDS encoding beta-N-acetylglucosaminidase, encoding MRHSFFTLLILTVGFGFAQNLNINPKPQHVVIGDYFDTPALFHIQQKSTDKAIQNLLSTYFTNDNISNKGFSIQIGGVNDRFPKKLKNKVPKKAESYHINISKKQISVIGRDARGTYYGVRTLMALLKNKTIPLGDILDYPDVAARGTVEGFYGTPWSFKHRMRQIDFYGENKLNTYIYGPKDDPYHSSPNWRKPYPEKEAIQLKKLIDRAALNHVDFVWAIHPGKDIKWHNEDRKALLHKFELMYDLGVRAYAVFFDDISGEGTNPKQQAELLNFLHAEFIKKKTDVKPLIMCPTEYNKGWSKPEGGYLETLGKELHPSIRIMWTGNTVVADIDTETMNWINTKINRNAFIWWNFPVSDYVRNHMLLGPAYGNGKDIAQDVSGFVSNPMEHAEASKIAIYGVADYTWNMSEYQPEKNWLQALKVVMPKSYKALEIFATHNSDLGPNGHRYRREESVSFSPIAKAFLNDLEADNTIENFETVRNEFQTMVEASYILLNSKDNPILLDEIRHWVQQFKLLGQSGLAMLHMHTALQAKNSDAFERSYQAVKAIKAEMYKIDREENQNPYQPGIKTATLVIAPLIDKSFVHLTKTYNKAFGKNLEVDANYNPHKLFTNIEQLKNQQVTLRDRTLALNPPLEIIRLSPQAYFGFELQKEIRVNKLVLQLEKSLIYNNLNLEISTNGKEWSEIKTEQKDASLQASINAKVKFVRMKNASNETLNGKIKKFTVKIK
- a CDS encoding sodium:solute symporter family transporter; this encodes MKNIQNALALILIILTFIPSFGQEISKLSTSDLPSLPAQKSDVESLGFAGMLGGAHNGVFIAAGGANFPNGLPWEGGAKVWSKDIYVFENDQWQLSETQLPIPLGYSASVSTDKGVLSIGGNNESLVSDRVLLLAYDASSKEINITEYPKLPEPLAFSSAVVNDDFVYVVGGKNATQSTNSFFRLNLKDPKSWEKLTDFPGPPRALHCTATQETQTNRKLFVIGGRNEESGQKSETLTTYLSYDFKNKTWQDEGVLEIDGKPRVLMGAMAETMGSMHIMVYGGSDEVLFDALEHIGLQMRTVQNDSIKSLLVERRDEILNNHPGFSKDILAYNSITKQWFVYDTLPTKLPVTALSFKNKDDFYIVSGEVSPGIRTPKVQSFKIADAAHPFGVINYSVLALYLLVSVLIGIYFARKQKSTADYFTGGGRIPWWASGLSVFGTLLSAITFMAIPAKAFITDWSFFFLNITAILITPVIAFIFIPFFNKLKIKTAYEYLEDRFNYTARAFGSLSFILFQLGRIGIVLLLPSLAISIVTGIPVETSILIMGVLCIFYTTFGGIEAVIWTDVMQVIVLLGGSILAVVWIMLHTEASFGEMITYASERDKFNITNMELNFTESTFWVVFIGGLASAMVTQGTDQTIVQRFLTSTSVKDSQKTLYTNAVLTFPATIIFFGLGTLLFIFYTEMPSELSPAISNNDSIFPWYIVRELPIGVSGLLVAGIFSAAMSSISSSLNSVSTAYCNDFHAHFKPQVADVKLLRIARLVTMITGVLGVLLALWMASSNIKSLWDQFYRFLGLFTGGLGGMFLLGMLTKKANAKGTLLGLLISAIFIWYISVFTDISFLMYSFFGVASCFIFGYIFSLLFPSKEKV
- the galB gene encoding beta-galactosidase GalB, which encodes MNISKYKFLKYTINGNRLFISILIGIVFICSVSGQTDRQVITLEKNWKFIKADVKNAQQIAFDDSTWETVTVPHDWAIKGPFDKEIDKQTVAIVQNGEKVATEKTGRTGALPYIGVGWYRNQFSLPNFSSEKKVILLFEGAMSEPEIFLNGKKIGSWNYGYSYFYFDITEHILANQPNTLAVKLTNVGLSSRWYPGAGLYRNVRLIVKNKTSINQWGTFITTPLITKNLAKVHVKTKVSGKQLKLVTTIKDADGKIVATNTTETIFDNEFEQNIAVKNPVLWSPENPYLYTAVSQLYAENILKDETETRFGIRDINYEAERGFSLNGKITKFKGVCLHHDLGPIGTAINKSALRRQLRILKDMGANAIRSSHNMPSLEQLELCDEMGFLFLAESFDEWAKPKVENGYHRFFETDAEKDIVNLVHATRNHPSIVMWSSGNEVPDQWGSQGAKRAKWLQDIFHREDPTRPVTVGMDQVKATMASGFGAVLDIPGLNYRTHLYEEAYEAFPQGLILGSETASTVSSRGIYKFPVEAFKMKQYDDFQSSSYDLEACSWSNIPDEDFVLQDDNPWVIGEFVWTGFDYLGEPTPYDTKWPSRSSYFGINDLAGLPKDRYYLYRSRWNTEDETLHILPHWNWEGREGETTPVFVYTSYNSAELFINGKSMGIKKKNNSTPKHRYRLMWMDVKYQPGTIKVVAFDDDGNPAAEKEIHTAGKPYKLVLESDRKTIKADGKDLAFVTVSVVDKNGIPCPTATNQLKFKIKGDGIFKAACNGDATSLEPFHLPTMKLFSGKLVVLVQSNSNAGKINLTVSGNGLKTEKIIIQTKI